TTCTGGAAATAGGTCCCATTTCTTTTAATTTCTGAGCGGCCATTTTCGGGGCATCACCTGTTTTTTTCAATTCAGGCGGATACAATTTATACAATACCAAAGGAACAACGAAGAACGCCACTAAACCGGGTAGAAAACCAGCCGCTGCCCAAGACATCCATGTGATATCAATTCCAAGGTTGGCGGCAAATTTCTGGCACATAGGGTTACTTGCAGTTCCGGTTAAGAACATAGAAGAAGCGATGAGGTTCATATAGTAACTGTTTAATGTTAAAAATGAACCCAGTTTTCTATGGGTTTCCGGTTTTTCAGGAACGGAATCAAAGCTTATGGCCATAGATTTCATGATCGGGTAGATAATTCCTCCTCCTCTTGCCGTATTACTAGGAATTGCAGGAGCCAGACAAACATCAGCAAGTCCTAATCCATAAGCCAGTCCTAATGAACTTTTACCAAAAACCCTGATGAATAAAAAGGCAATACGGTTTCCAAGTCCTGTTTTGATAAATCCTCTGGCAATAAAGAATGAAATCCCGATCAGCCAGATTACTTTATCTCCAAATCCGGAGAGTGCTTTGGTAATAGATTTTCCGGCATCTCCGGGAGCTACTACTTGTGTAAGGGCTGTAAATCCAATGGCCATCATACACATGGTTCCCATAGGAGCTGCTTTTAAAATAATTCCTAAAATAGTTGCGGCAAAGATGGCAAACAGGTGCCAGGCATTTTGGGCAACCCCTTCAGGAGCTGGAATAAACCAGATGATTAACGCAACGACAAATGTGATCGCAACGTTTTTAATATTAATTTCTTTCATGATACTTACTATTTAATCCGTTAAAATCTACTTTGTACTTGCACTATGAATAGATTGTTGTTGTATTGGCTGGTATTTTCTACCTGATATTTATAGCGATCGAACTGTACGCCTAGCTGAATTCTGGCACCATAGTTTTTCAGAAATTCCAGTCCTACCATTGGTGTAATGGTCTGTCTGGGGTTGGATGCCATTCTGAAATTGGTGTCCAGGTATTCGTATCGGCAAGATAATTCAAAAGCGCTCAGGTTTTTATGGTTAATCTCGTATCTCAGATTCGGAAGGAAATAAACTCCTCGAACAAGGTATTGATCTGGATTATCTGGTCTGACTTCAGGAGCAATAGAATTGTACAGAACATGGTTGGTCGCCTGTTTAGCTTCCAGTTGCATATCAAGACTCCATTTGGGATCAAAATGAATCATTGAGCTGAGGTCGACGCCTACAGCATATACTTTTTTGCTGAAAACTTCGCCAATTCCTCCATTTAAGCCCACATTGAAATTGTATTTCTTGGATAATCCGAAAAGTAAACGGGTAGAATATTGTTTCCCATTGTCATTATCATTGATTTGGTTTTTCCCGTTTCCATTCACTACAGACACAGCATATTGGAGTGGAATTTCTCCTAATTGTACTTGTCCTGTGGCAGAAAGCCCTATCTGGAAACTCGTCCAGCCCAGTTTCCCAAATTCGGAATACTGATTAGACCAGTCCAGGGATTTAATAATATCGATAGGATAAGTCTCCTCAATACCAAACCAGGGTCTGAACTGGCCCACAGTGAATGCCAACTTGGGACTGAAGGTATATTTCAGATAAGCATTTTCAAGAACTCTGCTTTTAGGATCGTTTTTAAAGTCGGCAAGGTTGGCCAATGCAACAACTTCAGTACGCTTACTGATTTGTGCCCGTACCTGAATCCTCATGTATTTCAGCATGAAATTATTGCTGGTTCCTGATCCGTCAGAATGATGAAGTCCGTTGACGTCAACATCCTTGCTCATTCCTACCAGATAACGTGCCTGAAAAAGTCCTTTGATCTGAAGCTGAGGATATTTTACATGATCTTCTTCTTGTGGTTGGGGGGTGGTCTGTAGAGAGTCTTGTATTTGTGCATTTGCTGAAAACCAGCCCATGAGTATGCACAGGATCAAGCTTCTCTTTTTTAATGAAAAAAAGGCCATATCTATTTGTTTAATTTTTGCTTTTTTGAAATTTTATGTAAGCATGAAAGTTCCTGTCTCTATCCTTGAAAAGTTGAGGTCATGCACTGAGCGTGCGCATAAATGATAAAAACTTTTGTTGCTTAACTCCTTCCGTTACATCTCCGATGTATACTTCTTCAGAGGAAGGAAATGATTTTATATCTCATCCTGAATGTAATCATTCACAATTTACAGAATCCTAAGTGTTTCTAAAAAGCTGCTCCTCAAAGAAACACTTAAGACTAAATCTTTATTTTTAAACCTGAATTGTTATTCTAAGCCTAAGAATTTGAAAGATGGAGTTTCTTTGAAATTGGTATTTGATTTACCGTTGTAGGTCTGATAGTTGCTCAGGTCCAGTTTCATCACTTTTCCTTTTGCGCTTAGGTCAAAATCTTTAAGATCTACCCAGAATGTGTTGGGGGTAAAAACGGTTTCAAAATAATACACCAGGTTCTTTTGGTCCGAAACAGAACGCCATCTTGTAGAAGAAATATTAGGCTCTGTAGGTGAAGTGATCCCGTACGGTACGGAACAGTTTCTGATGACACCGAATACGCTGGCTACAGCAGTACGGGGATCAGTCGTTTTTGGAATTGCGTTAATGTAATAAGAAGCTCTTACAAAACGATCGGCAGCGCGATTGGTTCCCGGAAGCATTACTGTTCCCGGAATTCCTTTCCAGTAATTGTTAAGTGCAAGCTGCTCTTCAAAAATAGGAGAGTTGGTCATTACCGTGTAAGAAGGATCATGGTGAATAACCAGTTTTCCATTAATATATTCAAATACGGCGTTATCTCCTGTAGCATCAGAAATAGAAAGGTGAATGGTTGTAAATCTTTCGGTTCCCGGAATATAATCACTTACTACAACGAAGGGTTCTTTTTTTGAAAACTCTACGGCTTCTTTTACCGTTGAGAAGTTATCAAGATAATATTGTGCCCATAAAGAGATGGCAAGTCCCTTTTTTCCTCCTTTAGGATCGAATTTTGGATATTGAGATTCCCCTAGCCATAACATGTTGGCTACCAATCCTTTTTCGTTCATTCCGTCTGCAGAAGCAATATCCCAACTAGAACTAATGATGCTTCCATATTTGGAGGTCCATTTTACAGATTTAGGACCGGTTTGACCATTGCGGTCTATTCCTTTTGGAAAAACCCAGAGATTAGCGGGAATCTCATCACGCCAGTCCATAGAGCGAGCTGTAAGAATTGTATTTTCCGGACCTTTGTACACCACGCGGGTACACGCTTCTGATGGATTCCATAATCCTATTGAAAGGACAAGAGAAAATAAAATTAATGGGAACTTTTTCATAATAGTATTATTTGAATTTAAAATTTATATTGAATTTATTGTGAATAATTCAATTGTTTCGTGGTTGTAATCATTATTTGGTGATATAAATTTAGTTAAAATTGTTTAAATAACATAATTAATTTAGCTGATAAACAGCAATTCATGTTATGAATCATGGTTTAATAGTTAAAAACACTATTATTGGAAAAATTTCCGTATATTTTAGAGATATCGTAGTAAAATCAGGTTAAAATCAATAATTTTTTAATGAAGATTAATGCTGGTTTTTCTGCTGTATGATACCACATGATCAAAGTGGAAATTAAATACCACATCACCAAAACCAGTTAAAAAAAAGCTCTATCTTTGATAGATAGACTGAAAAGAGATATGAATTTTATAGAATGTCATGAAGAACCTATCCATATTCCAGGCTCTATACAAAGTTTTGGTTATCTGATTGGCATTGATGCAGAATCTCACTCCATTACTTTTTTAAGCCAGAATCTATCGGATATTTTTAAAATCGGAAGCTTGAATGAGCTATTTGATAGAAAGCTTACGGATTTCCCAGAAAGTTTTCAGAATATTATAGAGTCAGATATTTACACTTCACTGAATCGTTTTACCAGACGGGAAAATGAAACCTATTTTGATAAGATCTTTATAGATAAAAAAGAATACCATTTTTCTGTTTTCAGAAGTGGTGGGCATATCTTCTTGGAATTTGAAGAAGTTCTGATTAATCCTGATAAAAGGATTTCCAATAAATATGATAACTTTTATGTTATTGATAATGAACAGGAACTTTGGAATCACCTTTTGGAAACACTTTCTAAAGTAGTGAATTATGACCGGACAATGGTGTATAAGTTTATGATGGATGGCTCCGGAAAAGTCATTGCAGAGAAGAAAAATGAAGAAATGGAAAGTTTTCTCGGACTTCATTATCCTGAATCAGATATTCCTAAACAGGCACGGGAGCTTTATCTTAAAAAGAGAAAAAGAATATTCAGTAATGTGTATGCTGATACAGTCCCGATTTTGAGTACAACGAATAAAAATATTGATCTTAGTTTTTCTGCATCACGGGCAATGTCTCCTATTCATGGGCAATACCTTAAAAATTCAGGGGTTTCTTCCAGTTTCAGTATATCGATTATTATTGATAATCACCTTTGGGGGCTGGTAACCTGTCAGAATGTAAAACCTAAACATATTGATCTTGAAGACCGGGTTCAGGCTGGAATTTTTACGGCCTTGGCATCTAATGCTTATTCTTCTTTTAAATCAAAAAATGAACTGAATTATCGTCTTGAACTGAATGAAAGAATTTCTGATCTTAAAACGGAATTTTTAAAACATAATCATTTATTTGATTCTCTGTGGGAGAATAAAGCAGAGATCATGAATCTACCGGAAGCAGACGGTCTTGCGATTGTATCTGATGAAAATATAATCACTGAAGGGATTATTCCGGCAATGGATTCTATCAGCAGGATTGTGCACTGGGCATTGGAAAATACGAGTGACAGAATTTACGTTAACCGCAGCTTTCTTAAAAACTATGGTGAGAAATTGGGATTATCAGAAAATGCAGCCGGAATTATCATTTATTTTATTGAAAGAGATAAAAATGAGATGCTGATCTGGTTCCGTAAAGAATTTAATGAACATATTGACTGGGCAGGAAATCCGGAAAAGAAAATAGGCGTGTTTTCTCAAAATGGAGAAGACAGACAGATGATTTCTCCAAGAACCTCATTCCGCATTTTTACTGAAAATATTAAAGGGCATTCCAAAAGATGGAATTCCAGAAATGTAAGTGCGGTACAGGCTGTAAGAGATCTTATTCTAGAAACTTCTCATAAGAATTATAATGCCATCAAAAGGCTCAATGATGAGCTTAAAAAAGTGAATGAAGAACTCGATAGTTTTTCCTACACTATTTCTCACGATTTGGGAACTCCTTTGACTGTTATGAAACTGAATGCCCAAATGCTTTTGGGAAATCTTTCCGATGGTTCTGAAAAAAGCAAAACCAAGATTAATACAATCATTGACGAGATCGACAGCATCGCTGAAATGATGCAGGATGTCTTGCAACTCAGCCGGGCCAAGCATAGTGAAATACAACTGGAAAGCTTGAAAACCGGTAATACAATTCAAAAGATCTCTGATAATGCCAAGATCACTTACGGAAGTCCGAGAAGTGAAATTATTATTAAAGAGTGCCCAGATGTTTTGGGTGATAAAACATTACTTCATCAGGTATTTCTGAATATTATCAATAATGCGGTCAAATATTCATCTCATAAAGAGCAGCCGAAAGTAGAAATTGAAGGAACGGAAGACGGACAAACTATTGTTTACAGAATTTCAGACAATGGGATTGGTATTCCTGAGGAGGAGAAACATAAGATGTTTAAAATCTTCAATCGAATGGATAATGCCAAGAAATTCAAAGGAAATGGGATAGGGTTATCCATTGTACACCGTATTATGAAAAGGATAGGTGGAAATATAGATTATGAGAGTAATAAAGAAGGAACTTCATTCATTTTAACGTTTAAAAAGCCTTACATTTGAGAAACTTTTAAAACGTAATTATGGTATCAGAATATCTTAAACAAAATACAGCAGATTATCACGACGCAGCCGAAAAACTTTTTAATTCTGAAAAGATTTTTAATAAAACCTTTACTTTAGAAGATTATAAAAAGATCATTCATACCAATTACTTGATGCTTCTTCACAGTGAAGATAAAATATTCAACAGCCTTTCTGAAAAGTATGCTGATAAGCTTCAGCTTGCCGATAGAAAAAAGCTTCCTCTTATTGAAAAAGACCTTGAAAGTCTTTCTTTGGAAAATCAGTTGGCATCTCACCCTCTTGAATTTGAGAATGAACATGAAGCTCTGGGAGCAATGTATGTGATTGAAGGTTCTACATTGGGTGGAAATGTAATCGCCAAGCAGCTTTCTAAAACGGAAGGTTTTGATGCGGTGACTTTTAACTTCTTCGGATGCTATCAGGAAAATACGGGACCCATGTGGAAGAACTTTAAGGAGGTTTTGGATACTGAAGTGACAGAGGAAAAGTATGGAGAAGTGCTATCTGGCGCGAAAAAGCTGTACTCATTTTTACTGAACGTCAACTAATTCCTTTTAATTCTAATAAATTTCCTGAAAAATTGCGCATTTTTTCAGGATTTATTAAATTTGGGAAGTTTCAAATTTAAATAGTAACTCAACAAATAAATAATTAAAAAAGTAACAATATGAAAGTAACTGTAGTAGGTGCAGGCGCTGTAGGAGCAAGCTGTGCGGAATACATCGCGATGAAGAACTTCTGTTCAGAAGTAGTTTTGGTAGACATTAAAGAAGGATTTGCTGAAGGTAAGGCAATGGATTTGATGCAAACAGCATCGCTTAACGGATTCGATACAAAAATTACCGGAACAACAGGAGATTACAGTAAAACTGCAGGTTCTCATGTAGCAGTAATCACTTCAGGGATTCCAAGAAAACCTGGAATGACAAGAGAAGAATTGATCGGTATCAATGCTGGTATCGTGAAAGAAGTTACGGAAAACTTAGTAAAACATTCTCCGGAAGTAATCATTATTGTGGTTTCTAACCCAATGGATACTATGGCTTATTTAGTACACAAAACTTCAGGTCTTCCTAAGCACAAAATCATCGGAATGGGTGGTGCATTAGACTCTGCAAGATTCAAATACAGATTAGCTGAAGCATTAGAAGCTCCAATTTCTGATGTGGACGGTATGGTAATCGCTGCTCACAGTGATACAGGAATGCTACCATTATTGAGCAAAGCTACAAGAAATGGAGTTCCAGTAACTGAGTTCTTAAGTGAAGATCAACAAAAATATGTAATCGAAGAAACGAAAGTAGGAGGTGCTACTCTTACTAAATTATTAGGAACTTCTGCTTGGTATGCACCAGGTGCAGCTGTTTCTGTAATGGTTCAGGCTATTGCATGTGACCAAAAGAAAATGATCCCTTGTTCATTAATGCTTGAAGGAGAATACGGTCAAAACGATATCTGCTTAGGAGTTCCGGCAATCATTGGAGCAAACGGAGTAGAATCAATCGTAAATGTAACATTGACTGCTGAAGAGCAATTGAAATTCGCTGAAGCTGCTAATGCAGTAAGAGAAGTGAACGGAGATCTTAAATTCTAATCTACTGAATTTTATATAGAAAACCCCGCGCCCGAAGGGCGCGGGGTTTTGTTTTGAAAATTTATATACATCTTTATTTATATTTTCATCAGTTTTTAGTACCGAATTTGTTGAAGAAACTTTCTCTTCCTTTTTTATCATAAACATAAGGATCAATAAAAGTTTTTGTCCAATTATTTTTGCTAATATGAAACAATATAAAAAATGAATTGGCTTAATCATAGCTCTGAAAATTAATAATTCAAAAGTACTAGTCTCATTAGTAAATTTATTATGGGAAACCATAATGAATGTTTTAAATAGTTTCGGCGAGGCCAAAGGCCTCGCCGAAACTATTTTTATTTAATTAAGTCATTTTATTTTGTTATTCTGAATGTAATGAATTGAAATGAAGAATTATAGGCTAAGAGATTCTTCCTTCGTCAGAATGACAATGGTGTAAAATTATATTTAATACTTTAATAAAAATCATAGTACAAGCTCCACTCCCCAGTCTCTTTATTCTTCGCAAACATAAAGCTTCCACTGTCAATCACATTCAAATGCGCTTTATTATCTGAAGACACCTGAAAAACAAATTCAAACCCTTTTCCGAAACCATCTTTGAAACCAATGCCGGGCTGACAGAATGATGGGTAACCACCCAATTTAGTACTATAACAGTGCTTAATGATGTCAAAATAGCTGTTGAAATGCCCTTCTCTTTCAAGTTTAACAATTTCAGAGATTAAGTTGTAATCTATATCTTCAATTCCGCCACCATCCCATAAAGGGGCATCTTTAGGATATAATTCGGAGCGTAGTGGAAATGGTTTTAAATAAGAAACCGGACTTTGCAAATCCTTGATGACAATATTCTCCAGATCATCATATTCCCGAATTACCCAATTGTCACCCATTTTTTCAAGCATTCTCGGAAAATCCTGAGAAATAAATACGGTAATTAATTTTTTGTCCTTTATCAATTCCGGTACAAAAGGCTGGTTGGGAAGATAGAACTGGATAAGCGGCATCATAGGATCTCCATTTTTATCCAAAGGAATCTCTTCATCTTCAGCATAGGCAAATACCCGCCCGATCCATGATTCTTCTAAAACATTAAGAGGTCTGAAACCACCAGTAAAAAATTCTGTAGCAGGTATTTCTATTTTATCTTTAATTTCCTGAATTCTGTTATCCATTTTGTTATAAGTTATTAGTTTTCATCTTCTTTAAAATCTTCCCAAGTCAGATTCAGATATCCGTTGATTTGAGTTTTTTCTTCTTCTGTAAATACATCAAGTTTCAAGGTCATTTCTATAGATTCTGAAAGGGAAATTTGTTGATTATGCTGGGTAAACGCAAAACAACCGAGAAATGAAACTTCATTGTCTTTTAATTCTTTTATTTTGTCGCTCAGTTCCTGTTGGTTCAATGTTTTACAGGCAATGGCAGCTTCTTTTATTTCATTAATGGTCATAGTAATGGTATGCTGAGGTTTAAGAAAATTCAGCAATTTTTTCAAATAATCCAGGATAATTGACTACCAAACCATTATCATCGACTAAAATGTCAGCCTCAAAATCGCTTTGAAGATTGTCATAATGATAAGTATGGGGAGCAATTCTGGTATATTGCTGAGTCACCGGTTTTACCAGGTTATTCAGAACATCAATATAAATGACCTGGATTTTCCGGGCATCGTTTTCAGCCAATGTAAGGTTGTTGATGGGCAAGGTATTCGTAAAAGGAGTTAATGAGATATCAATGAAGGGAAATTCTTTAAAATCGGGATTAATTACATTGTTGATCTCCCATCCGTCCTGTAATTTTCTACCGGTTAATTCATTTTTAACCGTGTTGACTTCAGATTTGATGATAAATTCCTGGATATTCCAATTAATATCGATGATTAATTGATAATCTACAGTATACATTTTACTTTCATAGTAACCAATAATTCTTGATTCTATGATTGAACCTTTATCATTTTCTTTAAGACTGAAATATTCCAGGGATTGAAAAGCAATTCCTTGCCAGATCAATGTTTTCATTTTATTTTGGATTGGTGTTAATTTTTTTATATTCTTTTGATCAGGAGTTCCGGTTATTGAGAAATTCTCCGTTTCCTGATCCTGCTTAATGTTTCTCTGGCTACTCCCAGAAATGAAGCCAGTTGGGACAACGGAACTCTTTGTAATATCTCTGGATGTTTTTTTTCAAGATATTCAAGTCTTTCCTGCGCTGAATACAGTTTGAAGAGGTTGGCGAACTCTTCCTGTTTGTAAGCAATTTGTCGAATACAATGACGCCCCAGAGATTCTATTTCAATGTATTGTGCTGCAATTTTAAAGAGTATTTCTTTATTAAAGATAACAACATGTAATTCTTCACAAGCCATCATATTGAATTCAGAAGGTTTTCCACTGCCAAAACTATTGATATTGGTTGCAATTTCATTTTCAAAAAAGAAATCAGTGTTTTTTGTTACGCCATTGATTTCATAATAAGACTTACAATATCCTTTATCAATGTAAAATAATGATTGACATATTTCGCCTTCCTTTAAGATCAGTTCATTCTTTTTATATTGTTTTTCGGAGAGTGCAGCTTGAAGTAATGTCCAGCTTTCATCTGAAAATGGAGTGAGAGAACGGATATAGGTAAGAAGGTTTTCCATGTGAGATATCTATACTTTTTTATTTTTAGGAATTTTTAAAAGAAGTACAACAGCCCATGTTTGAAAAATAAGTTGTAAAATATTGATGATTCCGAGAATAGGCTCGGTGCTTAAATGGGTTATTATTACAGGTATTCCAAGGATACCGATCACAAAAAGAAAGATGAACAGATATTTTGCTACTGCGTTTCCCTTTCCGATCATATAACCGGTTCCAAAAACAAAAGCAATTACCGCGACAGAAATGAAAATTGCCAAACCTGAATTTAATTGTTCTGATGTCCAGATTAAACCGGCAATTCCTATTGCTCCAGACAGGTAGATAAGATTGGACGCTTTTGTGTGATTAGGATGTATTATGATGGGTTCGTTACTTCCAACTGTAGAAACAAGAGAGTTAATGCGATCCTGTTCTTCATTCGTAAATGTTCTTCCTCTTGATTGTAAAATTTCATAAGCGTACTGTATCGCTTGAGGTACAAATTTACTGTCAGGTTTTATGTATTGCTCAAGTTCTCGGTCAGACATTTTCTCCAGAACGTTTTTCTTTGTATCCATCTGATATAAGGTTATCTTTTTGCGAAAATACTGAAATTTTAATTTAATGATTTTGTTAATAAAGTTTGTTGTCTTTTTTGTAATTTTATTTAATAACAAATAAACTGTAAAAGATTAATAGACTGTTCTGTTATGAGAAAAATAATATTCACTTTGTTCTTTATTCCTGTTGTATTTCACGCTCAACAAACGGTTCAGCAGGATACTGAAATCCTCAATTATGTTTCACAGGTAAGTACAGATTCTCTGAAAAGTCATATCAATTCTTTGGTGAACTTTGGAACAAGGCATACCATGAGTTCTACTACAGATTCCAAAAGAGGAATAGGAGCTGCGAGAAAATGGGTGTCGAAAAAATTCAATGACTATGCAAAAAACGCAGCTGGAAGAATGGAAGTCTTTATGCAGAATCAAACCATCCAACCAGATGGAAAAAGAATAGACCGTCCTACTGATTTAGGAAATGTTATTGCCATTATTCATGGAACCAACCCTAATGATAAACGATTGTTTATGATGAGTGGACATCTGGATTCAAGGGTAAGTGATGTCATGAATAGCAAAGACAATGCTCCGGGAGCCAATGATGATGGAAGTGGAGTAGCAGGACTTATAGAAAGTGCCAGAATATTGAGCAAATCTAAATTTCCGGCAAGTATTGTATTCGTCGCTTTTTCTGGAGAAGAACAAGGCTTGCTGGGTTCTAAAATGCTGGCTGAGAAAGCAGCTAATGAAGGTTGGCAGTTGGAAGGTTTGTTGAATAATGACATGATTTCAAATAATCTCAGCAGTGATACTCATTTGATTAATACCCATCAGCTGAGAGTCTTTTCAGAAGGTCTGCCTCAATATGAGTTGGATAAAAAAGCTCAGGAGATTAGAAAATTCGGACTGGAAAATGATGGAGAGGCGAGACAGTTGGCAAGATATATTAAAGAAATAGGAGAGCGGTATGTTGATAATCTTCAGGTTAAATTAATTTACAGGAATGACCGTTTTTTGAGAGGTGGAGATCATACTCCATTTGTTGAAAAAGGATTTTCTGCTGTACGGCTTACGGAATTCAATGAGAATTTCGACCATCAGCATCAGGATATCAGAAAAGAAAATGGAGTGCAGTATGGAGATTTACCGGAATTTATGGAT
This Chryseobacterium sp. G0162 DNA region includes the following protein-coding sequences:
- a CDS encoding anion permease — protein: MKEINIKNVAITFVVALIIWFIPAPEGVAQNAWHLFAIFAATILGIILKAAPMGTMCMMAIGFTALTQVVAPGDAGKSITKALSGFGDKVIWLIGISFFIARGFIKTGLGNRIAFLFIRVFGKSSLGLAYGLGLADVCLAPAIPSNTARGGGIIYPIMKSMAISFDSVPEKPETHRKLGSFLTLNSYYMNLIASSMFLTGTASNPMCQKFAANLGIDITWMSWAAAGFLPGLVAFFVVPLVLYKLYPPELKKTGDAPKMAAQKLKEMGPISRNEWLMLLAFFILLFLWIFGGTLSIDATTTAFIGLTLLLLTSVLTWEDVKGEKGAWDTIVWFAVLVMMASSLNELGFIGWFSNLIKVQIGGLSWQVAFPVIIVVYFFSHYIFASATAHVAAMYAALLGVGVSLGIPPMLLAMMLGFMGSIYGVLTHYGHGPAPVFFGSGYVDLKAWWLRGLEIGIVLLIIYMVVGGLWMKVLGYY
- a CDS encoding M28 family metallopeptidase — encoded protein: MRKIIFTLFFIPVVFHAQQTVQQDTEILNYVSQVSTDSLKSHINSLVNFGTRHTMSSTTDSKRGIGAARKWVSKKFNDYAKNAAGRMEVFMQNQTIQPDGKRIDRPTDLGNVIAIIHGTNPNDKRLFMMSGHLDSRVSDVMNSKDNAPGANDDGSGVAGLIESARILSKSKFPASIVFVAFSGEEQGLLGSKMLAEKAANEGWQLEGLLNNDMISNNLSSDTHLINTHQLRVFSEGLPQYELDKKAQEIRKFGLENDGEARQLARYIKEIGERYVDNLQVKLIYRNDRFLRGGDHTPFVEKGFSAVRLTEFNENFDHQHQDIRKENGVQYGDLPEFMDFEYFKKNVSVNIAVLANLAKSPSKPENVKIEVSKLTNFTDLSWEKPKSGEVGGYYVLLRETDASMWQKKIFTKETVIKLPYSKDNYFFAIQAINASGNESLIVLPKIK
- a CDS encoding Crp/Fnr family transcriptional regulator, giving the protein MENLLTYIRSLTPFSDESWTLLQAALSEKQYKKNELILKEGEICQSLFYIDKGYCKSYYEINGVTKNTDFFFENEIATNINSFGSGKPSEFNMMACEELHVVIFNKEILFKIAAQYIEIESLGRHCIRQIAYKQEEFANLFKLYSAQERLEYLEKKHPEILQRVPLSQLASFLGVARETLSRIRKRRISQ
- a CDS encoding linear amide C-N hydrolase, producing the protein MKKFPLILFSLVLSIGLWNPSEACTRVVYKGPENTILTARSMDWRDEIPANLWVFPKGIDRNGQTGPKSVKWTSKYGSIISSSWDIASADGMNEKGLVANMLWLGESQYPKFDPKGGKKGLAISLWAQYYLDNFSTVKEAVEFSKKEPFVVVSDYIPGTERFTTIHLSISDATGDNAVFEYINGKLVIHHDPSYTVMTNSPIFEEQLALNNYWKGIPGTVMLPGTNRAADRFVRASYYINAIPKTTDPRTAVASVFGVIRNCSVPYGITSPTEPNISSTRWRSVSDQKNLVYYFETVFTPNTFWVDLKDFDLSAKGKVMKLDLSNYQTYNGKSNTNFKETPSFKFLGLE
- a CDS encoding malate dehydrogenase, with the protein product MKVTVVGAGAVGASCAEYIAMKNFCSEVVLVDIKEGFAEGKAMDLMQTASLNGFDTKITGTTGDYSKTAGSHVAVITSGIPRKPGMTREELIGINAGIVKEVTENLVKHSPEVIIIVVSNPMDTMAYLVHKTSGLPKHKIIGMGGALDSARFKYRLAEALEAPISDVDGMVIAAHSDTGMLPLLSKATRNGVPVTEFLSEDQQKYVIEETKVGGATLTKLLGTSAWYAPGAAVSVMVQAIACDQKKMIPCSLMLEGEYGQNDICLGVPAIIGANGVESIVNVTLTAEEQLKFAEAANAVREVNGDLKF
- a CDS encoding DUF1963 domain-containing protein, which codes for MDNRIQEIKDKIEIPATEFFTGGFRPLNVLEESWIGRVFAYAEDEEIPLDKNGDPMMPLIQFYLPNQPFVPELIKDKKLITVFISQDFPRMLEKMGDNWVIREYDDLENIVIKDLQSPVSYLKPFPLRSELYPKDAPLWDGGGIEDIDYNLISEIVKLEREGHFNSYFDIIKHCYSTKLGGYPSFCQPGIGFKDGFGKGFEFVFQVSSDNKAHLNVIDSGSFMFAKNKETGEWSLYYDFY
- a CDS encoding putative glycolipid-binding domain-containing protein → MKTLIWQGIAFQSLEYFSLKENDKGSIIESRIIGYYESKMYTVDYQLIIDINWNIQEFIIKSEVNTVKNELTGRKLQDGWEINNVINPDFKEFPFIDISLTPFTNTLPINNLTLAENDARKIQVIYIDVLNNLVKPVTQQYTRIAPHTYHYDNLQSDFEADILVDDNGLVVNYPGLFEKIAEFS
- a CDS encoding porin; this translates as MGWFSANAQIQDSLQTTPQPQEEDHVKYPQLQIKGLFQARYLVGMSKDVDVNGLHHSDGSGTSNNFMLKYMRIQVRAQISKRTEVVALANLADFKNDPKSRVLENAYLKYTFSPKLAFTVGQFRPWFGIEETYPIDIIKSLDWSNQYSEFGKLGWTSFQIGLSATGQVQLGEIPLQYAVSVVNGNGKNQINDNDNGKQYSTRLLFGLSKKYNFNVGLNGGIGEVFSKKVYAVGVDLSSMIHFDPKWSLDMQLEAKQATNHVLYNSIAPEVRPDNPDQYLVRGVYFLPNLRYEINHKNLSAFELSCRYEYLDTNFRMASNPRQTITPMVGLEFLKNYGARIQLGVQFDRYKYQVENTSQYNNNLFIVQVQSRF
- a CDS encoding ATP-binding protein; this encodes MNFIECHEEPIHIPGSIQSFGYLIGIDAESHSITFLSQNLSDIFKIGSLNELFDRKLTDFPESFQNIIESDIYTSLNRFTRRENETYFDKIFIDKKEYHFSVFRSGGHIFLEFEEVLINPDKRISNKYDNFYVIDNEQELWNHLLETLSKVVNYDRTMVYKFMMDGSGKVIAEKKNEEMESFLGLHYPESDIPKQARELYLKKRKRIFSNVYADTVPILSTTNKNIDLSFSASRAMSPIHGQYLKNSGVSSSFSISIIIDNHLWGLVTCQNVKPKHIDLEDRVQAGIFTALASNAYSSFKSKNELNYRLELNERISDLKTEFLKHNHLFDSLWENKAEIMNLPEADGLAIVSDENIITEGIIPAMDSISRIVHWALENTSDRIYVNRSFLKNYGEKLGLSENAAGIIIYFIERDKNEMLIWFRKEFNEHIDWAGNPEKKIGVFSQNGEDRQMISPRTSFRIFTENIKGHSKRWNSRNVSAVQAVRDLILETSHKNYNAIKRLNDELKKVNEELDSFSYTISHDLGTPLTVMKLNAQMLLGNLSDGSEKSKTKINTIIDEIDSIAEMMQDVLQLSRAKHSEIQLESLKTGNTIQKISDNAKITYGSPRSEIIIKECPDVLGDKTLLHQVFLNIINNAVKYSSHKEQPKVEIEGTEDGQTIVYRISDNGIGIPEEEKHKMFKIFNRMDNAKKFKGNGIGLSIVHRIMKRIGGNIDYESNKEGTSFILTFKKPYI
- a CDS encoding biliverdin-producing heme oxygenase; translated protein: MVSEYLKQNTADYHDAAEKLFNSEKIFNKTFTLEDYKKIIHTNYLMLLHSEDKIFNSLSEKYADKLQLADRKKLPLIEKDLESLSLENQLASHPLEFENEHEALGAMYVIEGSTLGGNVIAKQLSKTEGFDAVTFNFFGCYQENTGPMWKNFKEVLDTEVTEEKYGEVLSGAKKLYSFLLNVN